The genomic stretch TTGTCACTTTCATATTCTTTTTTAAACTTTGTGAAGAAAGATCATTTTCAAAAGTGAACGGAACTGACTTTAAAGTCTTTCCTTTCTCCGGAATTAAGACATTAAAATGCAAATGCTCACCGGAAGCAAAACCAGTCATTCCACTCAAACCAATCGGTTGATTTCTTTCAACTGCATCACCTACTTTCACCAGGCTTCCGTCTTTTTTTAAATGTACATATTGCGTAAATAACCCGCTGTGAGGATGATAAATAGTGATGTAATTGGCATAAGGAATCCATTTTCTATCGTTTCCGCCATATTCATAATCTTTAATAACACCAACTACAAAACCATCATCGGCACTTGTGATGGTATCACCGGTTTTCATATCAAAATCTACGGCATACCTGCTATAATCATTATCGTGACTAAAGCTTCCTTTATTGGATTGCATAATATGGTATGTTTTACCTTTCGGAAAGGGGAGTGCAAGATTATTTTGTTTAATAATTTTATCGTTATCACCAAATGCCTGATTTATATTGAGTTCTAATTTTTCAACATCGATATTTTTAGCGAATATCTTTATTTCAGCAAAAGAATTTTCATAGGCCATCACTTTCAAAGTATCATCAATTAAATTTTTACTTTTTAAATAGTCCGAAAAAATTTTAATTCTCAAAGGGCAAGCCAATGGATTATCAATTTTAAGAAAAAGTGTATCGTTGCGATAATCTTGTTTATAACTATTTCTAAACTGATTCAATTTCACCTTTGGAAGTTCCTGCGCATTGCAAAAGAAAAAGCAAAAAAATAAAAGAAGAGAAATAACTTTGGAGAATTTCATGCGGCTGAATTTTATCAAAAATAAACATTTTATCACAAATATTTGAAAATTAAACTTTTCTCATCTTAGTTTTGACTACAACAATCTTTGATTCGGTCACATCGGTCTTTTCATCATTTTCCAACTTTGCAGTATAGAAATTAATCAATTAAAACAATCAAAAAATGGACACACAAAAAGTATGGTTTGTAACCGGAGCGTCAAAAGGTTTAGGATTAACCTTAGTAAAAAGATTACTGAATGAAGGATATTCTGTAGCCGCAACTTCAAGAAATCTTGCTGAACTAAAAACGGCAGTCAATTCTGAAAGTGAATCTTTTCTTCCCTTAGAAATGGATTTAATTAATGAAAACAATGTTGCTGAAGCCATCCAGAAAACCGTTGAAAATTTTGGCAAAATCGATGTAATTGTCAACAACGCAGGATACGGTCAGTTGGGAACTTTAGAAGAATTAACAGATGAGGAAAGCCGTAAAAATTTTGACACCAATGTTTTCGGCTCACTCAATGTCATCAGAAAAGCAATGCCTTATTTAAGAGCTCAGAAAAGCGGACGTATCATTAATATCGCTTCGATTGCCGGACTAACGGGAGATTTTGCAGGTTGGGGAATTTACTGTTCTACCAAATTTGCGGTTGTGGGTTTCACAGAAGCCTTAGCGGCAGAAATAAAAGAGTTTGGTCTTCATGCAACCGTTGTTTATCCCGGATACTTCCGAACTAATTTCCTTACAGGCGGTTCATTAGGAACTCCTGAAAATGAAATTGAAGAATACACCGCAGCAAGACAGCTACAAACCGTTCACGAAAAAGAAATCAACGGAAATCAGCCTGGAGATCCTGAAAAAGCAGCAACTGTTTTGATAGAGCTTGCTTCAGTGAAAAATCCGCCAGTGCATTTAATGTTGGGTTCAGATGCGTTTCAGTTTGCAGGAAATAAATTGGATGCACTTCAAAAGGAAATTTCAGAATTTAAAAACCTGAGTATATCAACAGATTACTAAATTTGTAGAGGCAGTAGTTTTCTGCTGCCTCATTTTTCAATTATGAATAAAAGAAAATTATACACCATCGATACGATATCTGAACTGCATAAAATTTCAGGATTATCGCAACCGGAACATCCTCTAATCAGCCTTGTTGATTACAGTCTGGTGAATTATCAGATCGACGAACCGGAAATTAACTGGATTCAGGATTTATATTTTATCGGTTTGAAACGTGACCTTCACGGAAAAATGACCTACGGACAAGGAAAATATGATTACGATGGCGGATTGGTGTCTTTTATTGCTCCGAGACAACTCGTCGGTTTAGACATCAGTCGTCAAGAGAAGAAACCTTCCGGTTATATTCTAGCTTTTCATCCCGATTTTTTGTGGAATACTGATTTGGCAAAAAAGATTCACAATTATGATTTTTTCGGATATAAAGTAAATGAAGCCTTATTTCTTTCAGAAAAAGAAGAACAAATCCTGATTGGGATTTTTCAAAGTATAAAACAAGAATATCAGTCTGGCATTGATCAGTTTACACAGAATATCATCATTTCCCAGATTGAAGTTTTGCTCAATTATTGTGAACGTTTTTATCAGCGGCAGTTTATTACCAGAAAGAAAACCAATCATCAGATTTTAGATAAACTTGAAATCTTTCTTGAAGAGTATTTTACAAGTGAAAATATCATCAATAACGGACTTCCAAGTGCGCAATTGATCGCTGAACAGTTAAATATTTCGACCAATTATTTAAGCAGTTTACTCAAATCTCTTACCGGACAGACAACACAGCAGCACATCCACGGAAAACTGATCGAAAAAGCCAAAGAAAAACTGTCTACAACCGAACTTTCTGTAAGTGAAATTGCTTATGAATTAGGATTTGAGCATTCACAGTCTTTCAGTAAATTATTTAAAGCTAAAACTGATCTTTCACCTTTAGAATTCAGAAAATCATTTAATTAAAATTTTAAGTTTAAAATTTATTCGGCTACAACAAACTACTTTTTGGATACATCGATCATCAGATGAAAACTGAACTTTGCATCATAAATAATAGTCAAAAAATGAAAGTATTTGTTACAGGCGCTACAGGTTTCGTA from Chryseobacterium indoltheticum encodes the following:
- a CDS encoding SDR family NAD(P)-dependent oxidoreductase: MDTQKVWFVTGASKGLGLTLVKRLLNEGYSVAATSRNLAELKTAVNSESESFLPLEMDLINENNVAEAIQKTVENFGKIDVIVNNAGYGQLGTLEELTDEESRKNFDTNVFGSLNVIRKAMPYLRAQKSGRIINIASIAGLTGDFAGWGIYCSTKFAVVGFTEALAAEIKEFGLHATVVYPGYFRTNFLTGGSLGTPENEIEEYTAARQLQTVHEKEINGNQPGDPEKAATVLIELASVKNPPVHLMLGSDAFQFAGNKLDALQKEISEFKNLSISTDY
- a CDS encoding helix-turn-helix domain-containing protein, with the translated sequence MNKRKLYTIDTISELHKISGLSQPEHPLISLVDYSLVNYQIDEPEINWIQDLYFIGLKRDLHGKMTYGQGKYDYDGGLVSFIAPRQLVGLDISRQEKKPSGYILAFHPDFLWNTDLAKKIHNYDFFGYKVNEALFLSEKEEQILIGIFQSIKQEYQSGIDQFTQNIIISQIEVLLNYCERFYQRQFITRKKTNHQILDKLEIFLEEYFTSENIINNGLPSAQLIAEQLNISTNYLSSLLKSLTGQTTQQHIHGKLIEKAKEKLSTTELSVSEIAYELGFEHSQSFSKLFKAKTDLSPLEFRKSFN
- a CDS encoding M23 family metallopeptidase; this encodes MKFSKVISLLLFFCFFFCNAQELPKVKLNQFRNSYKQDYRNDTLFLKIDNPLACPLRIKIFSDYLKSKNLIDDTLKVMAYENSFAEIKIFAKNIDVEKLELNINQAFGDNDKIIKQNNLALPFPKGKTYHIMQSNKGSFSHDNDYSRYAVDFDMKTGDTITSADDGFVVGVIKDYEYGGNDRKWIPYANYITIYHPHSGLFTQYVHLKKDGSLVKVGDAVERNQPIGLSGMTGFASGEHLHFNVLIPEKGKTLKSVPFTFENDLSSQSLKKNMKVTNK